The Diadema setosum chromosome 4, eeDiaSeto1, whole genome shotgun sequence genome window below encodes:
- the LOC140227947 gene encoding peroxisomal sarcosine oxidase-like, whose amino-acid sequence MSSFEVVVVGGGIMGLSSAYHSVQNGKKTLLLEQFPRLHSRGSSHGGSRIICFAHQDNHYQRLLEEAYPLWEALEKDTDTEIYRETGIIFVSMEMDEGYGARTLQAMRASPYRCEKIDQEERAKRFPFYTHSPESVWFFYERAGLLRADNALVAYQSELERLGGVLQDEEKVEEIIPGAMVTVKTHRGSYQTSSLIITPGPWAKDLLASLGLQLPLRPTAACHIYWKEKSPGAYQEFPVFNDVGPAGILFSGLLSPNHVGTVKVTPIEGAQPLDPDGDEDQDRLPAEWHIEKAKVYVREHFPGLMSEEPAILEPCAYTNTPDHNFIIDALPAHPNIVFGCGFSGHGFKFAPIIGKLLYQLATNTIPDMDILAPFSMKRFADFNQK is encoded by the exons TTTCCAAGGCTCCACTCCCGAGGTAGCTCTCACGGAGGAAGCCGAATCATATGTTTTGCACACCAGGACAATCACTATCAGAGACTGCTTGAAGAGGCGTATCCACTGTGGGAAGCTCTAGAGAAGGACACCGACACCGAAATCTACAG GGAAACTGGAATAATATTTGTTTCCATGGAGATGGATGAGGGATACGGAGCGAGAACCTTACAAGCCATGCGGGCATCCCCCTATCGCTGTGAGAAAATCGACCAAGAGGAGCGGGCAAAGAGATTTCCTTTTTATACACATAGCCCAGAATCAGTGTGGTTCTTCTACGAGCGAGCTGGTTTACTGAGGGCTGACAATGCACTGGTGGCCTACCAA AGCGAATTGGAAAGATTGGGTGGCGTCCTGcaagatgaagaaaaagtggAGGAAATCATCCCCGGTGCCATGGTAACCGTGAAGACCCATCGTGGATCTTACCAGACCTCTAGTCTTATCATCACACCGGGACCGTGGGCCAAGGATCTGCTGGCATCACTGGGTCTTCAACTACCTCTTCGG CCGACGGCAGCATGCCACATCTACTGGAAGGAGAAATCCCCTGGAGCCTATCAAGAATTCCCGGTCTTTAACGACGTCGGTCCCGCGGGAATCCTATTTTCTGGTCTTCTGTCACCCAATCACGTCGGGACTGTAAAG GTTACACCGATTGAGGGCGCACAACCACTAGACCCGGATGGCGATGAAGATCAAGATCGTCTGCCCGCTGAGTGGCATATTGAGAAAGCCAAAGTTTACGTGCGGGAACATTTCCCGGGTTTAATGAGCGAGGAACCCGCCATTCTTGAGCCTTGTGCTTACACG AACACACCAGATCACAATTTCATTATCGACGCACTGCCGGCTCATCCGAACATAGTCTTTGGGTGTGGATTTTCAG GCCACGGCTTTAAGTTTGCCCCAATCATAGGCAAACTCCTTTACCAGCTCGCCACGAATACCATACCAGACATGGACATACTGGCTCCTTTCAGTATGAAGCGATTTGCTGACTTCAATCAGAAATAA
- the LOC140227946 gene encoding peroxisomal sarcosine oxidase-like: MSSYEVVVVGGGIMGLSSAYHSVQNGKKTLLLEQFPRFHSRGSSHGGSRITCFANQDSHYKRLLEEAYPLWEDLEKDTDTEIYRQTGMLFVSMEMDEGYGARTLQAMRASPYRCEKIDQEERAKRFPYYTHSPESVWFFYERAGLLRADNALVAYQSEYERLGGVLQDEEKVEEIIPGAMVTVKTHRGSYQTSSLIITPGPWAKDLLGSLGLQLPLQPTAACHIYWKEKSPGAYQEFPVFNDVGPAGILFSGLLSPNHIGTMKVTPIEGAQPLDPNGEDRLPAEWHMEKAKDYVQKHFPGLMSEKPAILEPCAYTNTPDHEFIIDALPAHPNIVFGCGFSGHGFEFAPIIGRLLYQLATNTIPDMDILAPFRMKRFTDLKL, encoded by the exons ATGTCGTCCTACGAGGTTGTTGTGGTTGGGGGAGGCATTATGGGTCTCTCATCTGCCTACCATTCTGtacaaaatggaaagaaaactcTCTTGTTGGAACAG TTTCCAAGGTTCCACTCCCGAGGTAGCTCTCACGGAGGAAGCCGAATCACATGTTTTGCAAACCAGGACAGTCACTATAAGAGACTGCTTGAAGAGGCGTATCCACTGTGGGAAGATTTAGAGAAGGACACTGACACCGAAATCTACAG GCAAACTGGAATGCTGTTTGTTTCCATGGAGATGGATGAGGGATACGGAGCGAGAACTTTACAAGCCATGCGGGCATCCCCCTATCGCTGTGAGAAAATCGACCAAGAGGAGCGGGCAAAGAGATTTCCATATTATACACATAGCCCAGAATCAGTATGGTTCTTCTACGAGCGAGCTGGTTTACTAAGGGCTGACAATGCACTGGTGGCCTACCAA AGTGAATACGAAAGATTGGGTGGCGTCCTGcaagatgaagaaaaagtggAGGAAATCATTCCCGGTGCCATGGTAACCGTAAAGACTCATCGTGGATCTTACCAGACCTCTAGTCTTATCATCACACCGGGACCGTGGGCCAAGGATCTGCTGGGATCACTGGGTCTACAACTACCTCTtcag CCCACGGCGGCGTGCCACATCTACTGGAAGGAAAAATCCCCGGGAGCCTATCAAGAATTCCCGGTCTTTAACGACGTCGGTCCCGCGGGAATCCTATTTTCTGGTCTTCTGTCTCCGAATCACATAGGGACTATGAAG GTTACACCAATTGAGGGCGCACAACCACTTGACCCGAACGGGGAAGATCGTCTGCCCGCTGAGTGGCACATGGAGAAAGCCAAAGATTACGTGCAGAAACATTTCCCGGGTCTGATGAGCGAGAAACCCGCGATTCTCGAGCCTTGTGCCTACACG AACACACCAGATCACGAGTTCATCATTGATGCACTTCCTGCTCATCCCAACATAGTCTTTGGATGTGGTTTTTCAG GTCACGGCTTTGAGTTTGCCCCAATCATAGGAAGACTCCTTTACCAGCTCGCCACGAATACCATTCCCGACATGGACATACTCGCTCCTTTCAGAATGAAGCGATTTACTGACCTCAAACTATAA
- the LOC140227374 gene encoding vacuole membrane protein 1-like gives MDDYSKLKVPQLKEELKRRGLRAHGIKDQLVLRLKDADAMFQQNNLNPGIGQLIRGSGTPTNEDAPSTPEEHEALRETRRRDREERAKVTLFRKPLTTLQYFLLELYIMIVGWTHRLWSNKRKVGMFFVFVFAMTVMYHLEGAHQVYVQLFRKQLLWSLYWVGLGILSSVGLGTGLHTFILYLGPHIAMVTLAAFECQSVNFPEPPYPDKITCPDSAQEGSSAVSMTIWAVLQKVRLEAVMWGAGTALGELPPYFMAKAARLSGVEPDNEDYEEFEEMMEQSQRGEQDFITRMKVGIQKFVQKVGFFGILACASIPNPLFDLAGITCGHFLVPFWTFFGATLIGKAVIKMSIQTMFVIITFSEHHVDLLVDLIGMLPLIGPPLQRPFRDLLVKQKAKLHHQPGSGGTDQKKNLLGFLFEKLVIAMVIYFVISIVNSLAQRYMKRVQEKNRDKMH, from the exons ATGGACGATTACTCTAAATTAAAAGTTCCCCAGTTAAAGGAGGAACTGAAGCGACGAGGTTTAAGGGCACACGGCATCAAAGATCAATTG GTACTGCGTCTGAAGGATGCTGACGCCATGTTCCAGCAGAACAACTTGAATCCTGGGATTGGTCAGCTGATCAGGGGCTCGGGGACGCCCACCAATGAGGATGCACCGTCCACGCCAGAGGAACACGAGGCTCTGAGGGAGACGAGGCGAAGAGATCGAGAGGAGCGAGCCAAAGTGACCCTCTTCCGCAAACCTCTCACAACTCTACAGTACTTCCTTCTCGAGCTGTACATTATGATTGTAGGATGGACACACAG GTTATGGTCCAACAAGAGGAAGGTTGGAAtgttctttgtctttgtctttgctATGACAGTGATGTATCACCTTGAAGGCGCACATCAAGTG TATGTGCAGCTGTTCAGAAAGCAGCTCCTATGGTCCCTGTACTGGGTGGGCCTTGGTATTCTCTCCTCCGTTGGTCTTGGGACTGGATTGCACACTTTCATCCTATATCTG GGTCCacacattgccatggtaacactaGCAGCATTTGAGTGTCAGTCAGTAAACTTTCCAGAACCGCCTTATCCCGACAA GATAACCTGTCCAGACTCGGCACAAGAGGGCAGTTCTGCAGTTTCCATGACGATATGGGCGGTACTACAAAAAGTTCGCCTTGAAGCTGTTATGTGG GGTGCAGGAACTGCCTTAGGAGAACTGCCTCCTTACTTTATGGCCAAAGCAG CTCGTCTCTCAGGGGTGGAACCAGACAATGAAGACTATGAGGAGTTTGAAGAGATGATGGAGCAGAGTCAGAGGGGTGAACAG GACTTCATAACAAGAATGAAAGTTGGTATTCAAAAGTTTGTCCAGAAAGTGGGTTTCTTTGGAATCCTGGCGTGTGCTTCA ATTCCCAATCCTCTCTTTGACCTAGCGGGCATCACGTGTGGTCACTTCCTCGTGCCATTCTGGACATTCTTTGGTGCTACCCTTATTGGCAAGGCTGTCATCAAAATGAGTATACAG ACAATGtttgtcatcattacgtttAGTGAGCATCATGTAGATCTTCTTGTTGATTTAATTGG TATGCTTCCACTGATTGGTCCACCCCTTCAACGACCCTTCCGTGACCTCTTGGTCAAGCAGAAGGCCAAATTACACCACCAGCCGGGCAGTGGAGGGACTGATCAG AAGAAAAACCTCCTTGGCTTCCTCTTTGAGAAGCTGGTCATCGCCATGGTGATCTATTTTGTGATTTCCATCGTCAATTCGCTGGCCCAGCGCTACATGAAGCGGGTCCAAGAAAAGAATCGCGACAAGATGCATTGA